From the genome of Spinacia oleracea cultivar Varoflay chromosome 2, BTI_SOV_V1, whole genome shotgun sequence, one region includes:
- the LOC110789272 gene encoding uncharacterized protein isoform X6, whose amino-acid sequence MVEAARKTAHFRLVILEGRVYVEKYRESLQTRDEFTLWGILQLLRRYPGRLPNLELMFDCDDRPVIPAKNFKRPNSGPPPLFKYCSDPWSLDLVFPDWSFWGWAECNIKPWRNSSSDIQEGNKGTKWEDRVPLAYWRGNPNVAPWRADFLKCNATDTTDWNVRIYTQNWEKQAKVGYKESNIKDQCTHRYKIYIEGWAWSVSEKYILGCDSMTLVVKPTYHDFFNRGMLPLVHYWPIKNNNDKCKSLKFAVEWGNNHTDKAQEIGEAGSRYIHEDMKMDYVYDYMFHLLSEYAKLLRFKPAIPPKAVELCSEAMACEAKGNWRKFMDESLEKYPSNGVPCNMPPPYDPLGLRGFFEKKANLTRQVEMWEDEYWGQFNPKRKP is encoded by the exons ATGGTGGAGGCGGCTCGAAAGACGGCTCACTTTAGGCTAGTGATTCTAGAAGGAAGGGTGTATGTAGAGAAGTATAGGGAGTCATTACAAACTAGAGATGAATTCACTTTGTGGGGGATCCTACAGCTTTTAAGGAGGTACCCTGGGAGATTGCCTAATTTGGAGCTAATGTTTGATTGTGATGATAGGCCTGTTATTCCTGCAAAGAATTTCAAGAGGCCCAATTCTGGCCCACCACCTTTGTTCAAGTATTGCTCTGATCCATGGAGTTTGGATCTGGTATTCCCTGATTGGTCCTTTTGGGGTTG GGCGGAGTGTAACATAAAACCGTGGAGAAACTCATCTAGTGACATACAAGAAGGTAACAAAGGGACGAAATGGGAGGACAGGGTGCCCTTGGCTTATTGGAGAGGCAACCCCAACGTTGCACCATGGAGGGCTGACTTCCTTAAGTGCAATGCTACCGACACTACTGATTGGAACGTTCGCATTTATACTCAG AATTGGGAAAAACAAGCTAAAGTAGGGTATAAAGAATCCAACATCAAGGATCAATGCACCCATAG GTACAAAATCTATATAGAAGGATGGGCTTGGTCAGTTAGTGAGAAGTACATTCTAGGATGTGACTCCATGACATTGGTAGTAAAGCCCACATACCATGATTTTTTCAATAGAGGGATGTTGCCATTGGTCCACTACTGGCCCATTAAAAACAACAATGACAAATGCAAATCTCTCAAGTTTGCTGTTGAATGGGGGAATAATCATACTGATAAG GCTCAGGAGATAGGGGAAGCTGGAAGTAGGTATATTCATGAGGATATGAAGATGGATTATGTATACGATTACATGTTCCATTTGTTGAGTGAGTATGCGAAACTGTTAAGGTTTAAACCCGCAATTCCACCTAAAGCGGTTGAGCTATGTTCCGAGGCAATGGCGTGTGAAGCTAAAGGTAATTGGAGGAAGTTCATGGATGAATCCTTGGAAAAATATCCAAGTAATGGAGTTCCTTGTAATATGCCTCCTCCTTATGACCCTTTAGGTCTAAGGGGCTTTTTTGAGAAGAAAGCCAATTTGACAAGGCAAGTGGAGATGTGGGAAGATGAGTATTGGGGACAATTTAACCCTAAAAGAAAACCTTGA
- the LOC110789272 gene encoding uncharacterized protein isoform X7 yields MSPPFYSSSSCSSLATKFLLVGRILPVIPAKNFKRPNSGPPPLFKYCSDPWSLDLVFPDWSFWGWAECNIKPWRNSSSDIQEGNKGTKWEDRVPLAYWRGNPNVAPWRADFLKCNATDTTDWNVRIYTQNWEKQAKVGYKESNIKDQCTHRYKIYIEGWAWSVSEKYILGCDSMTLVVKPTYHDFFNRGMLPLVHYWPIKNNNDKCKSLKFAVEWGNNHTDKAQEIGEAGSRYIHEDMKMDYVYDYMFHLLSEYAKLLRFKPAIPPKAVELCSEAMACEAKGNWRKFMDESLEKYPSNGVPCNMPPPYDPLGLRGFFEKKANLTRQVEMWEDEYWGQFNPKRKP; encoded by the exons ATGTCTCCTCCTTTCTATTCGTCTTCTTCATGCTCTTCTTTAGCTACCAAGTTTTTGCTGGTTGGACGGATTTT GCCTGTTATTCCTGCAAAGAATTTCAAGAGGCCCAATTCTGGCCCACCACCTTTGTTCAAGTATTGCTCTGATCCATGGAGTTTGGATCTGGTATTCCCTGATTGGTCCTTTTGGGGTTG GGCGGAGTGTAACATAAAACCGTGGAGAAACTCATCTAGTGACATACAAGAAGGTAACAAAGGGACGAAATGGGAGGACAGGGTGCCCTTGGCTTATTGGAGAGGCAACCCCAACGTTGCACCATGGAGGGCTGACTTCCTTAAGTGCAATGCTACCGACACTACTGATTGGAACGTTCGCATTTATACTCAG AATTGGGAAAAACAAGCTAAAGTAGGGTATAAAGAATCCAACATCAAGGATCAATGCACCCATAG GTACAAAATCTATATAGAAGGATGGGCTTGGTCAGTTAGTGAGAAGTACATTCTAGGATGTGACTCCATGACATTGGTAGTAAAGCCCACATACCATGATTTTTTCAATAGAGGGATGTTGCCATTGGTCCACTACTGGCCCATTAAAAACAACAATGACAAATGCAAATCTCTCAAGTTTGCTGTTGAATGGGGGAATAATCATACTGATAAG GCTCAGGAGATAGGGGAAGCTGGAAGTAGGTATATTCATGAGGATATGAAGATGGATTATGTATACGATTACATGTTCCATTTGTTGAGTGAGTATGCGAAACTGTTAAGGTTTAAACCCGCAATTCCACCTAAAGCGGTTGAGCTATGTTCCGAGGCAATGGCGTGTGAAGCTAAAGGTAATTGGAGGAAGTTCATGGATGAATCCTTGGAAAAATATCCAAGTAATGGAGTTCCTTGTAATATGCCTCCTCCTTATGACCCTTTAGGTCTAAGGGGCTTTTTTGAGAAGAAAGCCAATTTGACAAGGCAAGTGGAGATGTGGGAAGATGAGTATTGGGGACAATTTAACCCTAAAAGAAAACCTTGA
- the LOC110789272 gene encoding uncharacterized protein isoform X1 has product MTAKKNEVKLFGWKSLGCGSDYALNKLSVVAGPRYRDSKKASVATYVSSFLFVFFMLFFSYQVFAGWTDFSGSPVQKTSISTTSKPFSSELITIFPFTSKPKQQQYPLQCTTKGAYKSCPHNYPTNYSLTNLGRPSTCPDYFRWIHEDLRPWKETGVTRQMVEAARKTAHFRLVILEGRVYVEKYRESLQTRDEFTLWGILQLLRRYPGRLPNLELMFDCDDRPVIPAKNFKRPNSGPPPLFKYCSDPWSLDLVFPDWSFWGWAECNIKPWRNSSSDIQEGNKGTKWEDRVPLAYWRGNPNVAPWRADFLKCNATDTTDWNVRIYTQNWEKQAKVGYKESNIKDQCTHRYKIYIEGWAWSVSEKYILGCDSMTLVVKPTYHDFFNRGMLPLVHYWPIKNNNDKCKSLKFAVEWGNNHTDKAQEIGEAGSRYIHEDMKMDYVYDYMFHLLSEYAKLLRFKPAIPPKAVELCSEAMACEAKGNWRKFMDESLEKYPSNGVPCNMPPPYDPLGLRGFFEKKANLTRQVEMWEDEYWGQFNPKRKP; this is encoded by the exons ATGACTGCCAAGAAAAATGAAGTTAAGTTGTTTGGTTGGAAATCTTTGGGTTGTGGAAGTGATTATGCACTCAATAAGCTTAGCGTGGTTGCAGGGCCGCGGTATCGAGACTCGAAGAAAGCCTCGGTTGCTACCTATGTCTCCTCCTTTCTATTCGTCTTCTTCATGCTCTTCTTTAGCTACCAAGTTTTTGCTGGTTGGACGGATTTT TCAGGATCTCCAGTACAAAAAACGAGTATTTCGACAACTTCGAAACCCTTTTCATCAGAGCTAATAACAATCTTCCCATTTACATCAAagccaaaacaacaacaatatccACTACAATGCACCACCAAGGGTGCATACAAATCATGCCCTCACAACTATCCTACCAATTACAGCCTTACAAATCTTGGCCGTCCATCGACATGCCCAGATTACTTCCGTTGGATCCACGAAGATTTACGGCCATGGAAGGAGACGGGTGTCACGAGGCAAATGGTGGAGGCGGCTCGAAAGACGGCTCACTTTAGGCTAGTGATTCTAGAAGGAAGGGTGTATGTAGAGAAGTATAGGGAGTCATTACAAACTAGAGATGAATTCACTTTGTGGGGGATCCTACAGCTTTTAAGGAGGTACCCTGGGAGATTGCCTAATTTGGAGCTAATGTTTGATTGTGATGATAGGCCTGTTATTCCTGCAAAGAATTTCAAGAGGCCCAATTCTGGCCCACCACCTTTGTTCAAGTATTGCTCTGATCCATGGAGTTTGGATCTGGTATTCCCTGATTGGTCCTTTTGGGGTTG GGCGGAGTGTAACATAAAACCGTGGAGAAACTCATCTAGTGACATACAAGAAGGTAACAAAGGGACGAAATGGGAGGACAGGGTGCCCTTGGCTTATTGGAGAGGCAACCCCAACGTTGCACCATGGAGGGCTGACTTCCTTAAGTGCAATGCTACCGACACTACTGATTGGAACGTTCGCATTTATACTCAG AATTGGGAAAAACAAGCTAAAGTAGGGTATAAAGAATCCAACATCAAGGATCAATGCACCCATAG GTACAAAATCTATATAGAAGGATGGGCTTGGTCAGTTAGTGAGAAGTACATTCTAGGATGTGACTCCATGACATTGGTAGTAAAGCCCACATACCATGATTTTTTCAATAGAGGGATGTTGCCATTGGTCCACTACTGGCCCATTAAAAACAACAATGACAAATGCAAATCTCTCAAGTTTGCTGTTGAATGGGGGAATAATCATACTGATAAG GCTCAGGAGATAGGGGAAGCTGGAAGTAGGTATATTCATGAGGATATGAAGATGGATTATGTATACGATTACATGTTCCATTTGTTGAGTGAGTATGCGAAACTGTTAAGGTTTAAACCCGCAATTCCACCTAAAGCGGTTGAGCTATGTTCCGAGGCAATGGCGTGTGAAGCTAAAGGTAATTGGAGGAAGTTCATGGATGAATCCTTGGAAAAATATCCAAGTAATGGAGTTCCTTGTAATATGCCTCCTCCTTATGACCCTTTAGGTCTAAGGGGCTTTTTTGAGAAGAAAGCCAATTTGACAAGGCAAGTGGAGATGTGGGAAGATGAGTATTGGGGACAATTTAACCCTAAAAGAAAACCTTGA
- the LOC110789272 gene encoding uncharacterized protein isoform X5, producing MKLSCLVGNLWVVEVIMHSISLAWLQGRGIETRRKPRLLPMSPPFYSSSSCSSLATKFLLVGRILPVIPAKNFKRPNSGPPPLFKYCSDPWSLDLVFPDWSFWGWAECNIKPWRNSSSDIQEGNKGTKWEDRVPLAYWRGNPNVAPWRADFLKCNATDTTDWNVRIYTQNWEKQAKVGYKESNIKDQCTHRYKIYIEGWAWSVSEKYILGCDSMTLVVKPTYHDFFNRGMLPLVHYWPIKNNNDKCKSLKFAVEWGNNHTDKAQEIGEAGSRYIHEDMKMDYVYDYMFHLLSEYAKLLRFKPAIPPKAVELCSEAMACEAKGNWRKFMDESLEKYPSNGVPCNMPPPYDPLGLRGFFEKKANLTRQVEMWEDEYWGQFNPKRKP from the exons ATGAAGTTAAGTTGTTTGGTTGGAAATCTTTGGGTTGTGGAAGTGATTATGCACTCAATAAGCTTAGCGTGGTTGCAGGGCCGCGGTATCGAGACTCGAAGAAAGCCTCGGTTGCTACCTATGTCTCCTCCTTTCTATTCGTCTTCTTCATGCTCTTCTTTAGCTACCAAGTTTTTGCTGGTTGGACGGATTTT GCCTGTTATTCCTGCAAAGAATTTCAAGAGGCCCAATTCTGGCCCACCACCTTTGTTCAAGTATTGCTCTGATCCATGGAGTTTGGATCTGGTATTCCCTGATTGGTCCTTTTGGGGTTG GGCGGAGTGTAACATAAAACCGTGGAGAAACTCATCTAGTGACATACAAGAAGGTAACAAAGGGACGAAATGGGAGGACAGGGTGCCCTTGGCTTATTGGAGAGGCAACCCCAACGTTGCACCATGGAGGGCTGACTTCCTTAAGTGCAATGCTACCGACACTACTGATTGGAACGTTCGCATTTATACTCAG AATTGGGAAAAACAAGCTAAAGTAGGGTATAAAGAATCCAACATCAAGGATCAATGCACCCATAG GTACAAAATCTATATAGAAGGATGGGCTTGGTCAGTTAGTGAGAAGTACATTCTAGGATGTGACTCCATGACATTGGTAGTAAAGCCCACATACCATGATTTTTTCAATAGAGGGATGTTGCCATTGGTCCACTACTGGCCCATTAAAAACAACAATGACAAATGCAAATCTCTCAAGTTTGCTGTTGAATGGGGGAATAATCATACTGATAAG GCTCAGGAGATAGGGGAAGCTGGAAGTAGGTATATTCATGAGGATATGAAGATGGATTATGTATACGATTACATGTTCCATTTGTTGAGTGAGTATGCGAAACTGTTAAGGTTTAAACCCGCAATTCCACCTAAAGCGGTTGAGCTATGTTCCGAGGCAATGGCGTGTGAAGCTAAAGGTAATTGGAGGAAGTTCATGGATGAATCCTTGGAAAAATATCCAAGTAATGGAGTTCCTTGTAATATGCCTCCTCCTTATGACCCTTTAGGTCTAAGGGGCTTTTTTGAGAAGAAAGCCAATTTGACAAGGCAAGTGGAGATGTGGGAAGATGAGTATTGGGGACAATTTAACCCTAAAAGAAAACCTTGA
- the LOC110789272 gene encoding uncharacterized protein isoform X2 produces MLFFSYQVFAGWTDFSGSPVQKTSISTTSKPFSSELITIFPFTSKPKQQQYPLQCTTKGAYKSCPHNYPTNYSLTNLGRPSTCPDYFRWIHEDLRPWKETGVTRQMVEAARKTAHFRLVILEGRVYVEKYRESLQTRDEFTLWGILQLLRRYPGRLPNLELMFDCDDRPVIPAKNFKRPNSGPPPLFKYCSDPWSLDLVFPDWSFWGWAECNIKPWRNSSSDIQEGNKGTKWEDRVPLAYWRGNPNVAPWRADFLKCNATDTTDWNVRIYTQNWEKQAKVGYKESNIKDQCTHRYKIYIEGWAWSVSEKYILGCDSMTLVVKPTYHDFFNRGMLPLVHYWPIKNNNDKCKSLKFAVEWGNNHTDKAQEIGEAGSRYIHEDMKMDYVYDYMFHLLSEYAKLLRFKPAIPPKAVELCSEAMACEAKGNWRKFMDESLEKYPSNGVPCNMPPPYDPLGLRGFFEKKANLTRQVEMWEDEYWGQFNPKRKP; encoded by the exons ATGCTCTTCTTTAGCTACCAAGTTTTTGCTGGTTGGACGGATTTT TCAGGATCTCCAGTACAAAAAACGAGTATTTCGACAACTTCGAAACCCTTTTCATCAGAGCTAATAACAATCTTCCCATTTACATCAAagccaaaacaacaacaatatccACTACAATGCACCACCAAGGGTGCATACAAATCATGCCCTCACAACTATCCTACCAATTACAGCCTTACAAATCTTGGCCGTCCATCGACATGCCCAGATTACTTCCGTTGGATCCACGAAGATTTACGGCCATGGAAGGAGACGGGTGTCACGAGGCAAATGGTGGAGGCGGCTCGAAAGACGGCTCACTTTAGGCTAGTGATTCTAGAAGGAAGGGTGTATGTAGAGAAGTATAGGGAGTCATTACAAACTAGAGATGAATTCACTTTGTGGGGGATCCTACAGCTTTTAAGGAGGTACCCTGGGAGATTGCCTAATTTGGAGCTAATGTTTGATTGTGATGATAGGCCTGTTATTCCTGCAAAGAATTTCAAGAGGCCCAATTCTGGCCCACCACCTTTGTTCAAGTATTGCTCTGATCCATGGAGTTTGGATCTGGTATTCCCTGATTGGTCCTTTTGGGGTTG GGCGGAGTGTAACATAAAACCGTGGAGAAACTCATCTAGTGACATACAAGAAGGTAACAAAGGGACGAAATGGGAGGACAGGGTGCCCTTGGCTTATTGGAGAGGCAACCCCAACGTTGCACCATGGAGGGCTGACTTCCTTAAGTGCAATGCTACCGACACTACTGATTGGAACGTTCGCATTTATACTCAG AATTGGGAAAAACAAGCTAAAGTAGGGTATAAAGAATCCAACATCAAGGATCAATGCACCCATAG GTACAAAATCTATATAGAAGGATGGGCTTGGTCAGTTAGTGAGAAGTACATTCTAGGATGTGACTCCATGACATTGGTAGTAAAGCCCACATACCATGATTTTTTCAATAGAGGGATGTTGCCATTGGTCCACTACTGGCCCATTAAAAACAACAATGACAAATGCAAATCTCTCAAGTTTGCTGTTGAATGGGGGAATAATCATACTGATAAG GCTCAGGAGATAGGGGAAGCTGGAAGTAGGTATATTCATGAGGATATGAAGATGGATTATGTATACGATTACATGTTCCATTTGTTGAGTGAGTATGCGAAACTGTTAAGGTTTAAACCCGCAATTCCACCTAAAGCGGTTGAGCTATGTTCCGAGGCAATGGCGTGTGAAGCTAAAGGTAATTGGAGGAAGTTCATGGATGAATCCTTGGAAAAATATCCAAGTAATGGAGTTCCTTGTAATATGCCTCCTCCTTATGACCCTTTAGGTCTAAGGGGCTTTTTTGAGAAGAAAGCCAATTTGACAAGGCAAGTGGAGATGTGGGAAGATGAGTATTGGGGACAATTTAACCCTAAAAGAAAACCTTGA